A region of Sphingomonas crusticola DNA encodes the following proteins:
- a CDS encoding alpha/beta hydrolase family protein — protein sequence MRHNGNWLETGQPRLGGSLGDDPARYIDNSPYYHADRIHTPLLILEGTNDFAGFIEGPKMFAALRRLDRTVELALYDGAGHSPSNFKASQAQDQAMRTLAFLERYMPTKGSKQTVTDRRTPP from the coding sequence ATGCGACACAACGGTAACTGGCTGGAAACTGGGCAACCGCGGCTGGGCGGCTCGCTGGGGGACGATCCGGCCCGCTACATAGACAATTCCCCTTATTATCACGCCGACCGCATCCACACGCCGCTGCTGATCCTCGAGGGTACAAACGACTTTGCCGGATTTATCGAGGGGCCGAAGATGTTCGCCGCGCTGCGCAGGTTAGACCGAACCGTCGAGCTGGCGCTATACGATGGCGCCGGTCACTCGCCTTCCAATTTCAAGGCATCGCAGGCGCAGGATCAGGCTATGCGAACGCTGGCCTTCTTAGAGAGGTATATGCCCACCAAAGGTTCGAAGCAGACGGTAACAGATCGCAGAACGCCTCCCTAG